The proteins below are encoded in one region of Pelagibacterium flavum:
- a CDS encoding DUF1491 family protein, translating into MQQLRSDIWCAAFVRRHNNMGNFCVVSRRGDSIAGQIWIEVDHLDGTVSLFTPAPGALMDTPPDDRVFQKRFERTDPQTVRDRIAREIEFDQDLWVLSVDCRTDDLGLDLI; encoded by the coding sequence ATGCAGCAGCTTCGGTCGGACATCTGGTGCGCCGCTTTCGTGCGCCGCCACAACAATATGGGCAATTTCTGCGTCGTTTCGCGGCGTGGCGATTCGATTGCCGGCCAGATCTGGATCGAAGTCGACCACCTGGACGGTACGGTCTCGCTCTTTACCCCGGCCCCCGGCGCCTTGATGGACACGCCTCCTGACGACCGTGTGTTCCAGAAGCGTTTCGAGCGCACCGACCCGCAGACCGTCAGGGATCGCATTGCGCGAGAAATCGAGTTCGATCAGGACCTCTGGGTCCTCTCTGTCGATTGTCGCACCGATGACCTTGGGCTCGATCTGATCTAG
- a CDS encoding peptidoglycan-binding domain-containing protein: protein MNAGIAQIPLALGAGAASMIGHALSWGATRFARSPMASTGLVLISGLTLMAATNALFLQDTRHPAPLFTSGSAGAAQPVSIEPVVVEPAEIPQRPVAEPVAPVSAPATSQQAEAPAPAAQESAPPAIGNQDIADLQEKLKAMGIFDGTVDGYYGPRTADAIRDFEARFNLPRTGAATPQVIKAVREAPLQTSQAPQPAPVAAAPQTDDIAPLLAQMQETAPTPANSVERQTVADISPDVPVADPQAPEATAEPSVPAVLNGDLVSDIQRGLSRLGFLQGPVNGVADEATARAIRQFQIFNNYRPTGEVSPVLRQMLVEAGAFL, encoded by the coding sequence ATGAACGCCGGCATTGCCCAGATTCCCCTCGCTCTAGGCGCTGGTGCCGCCAGCATGATCGGTCACGCCCTTTCGTGGGGCGCTACGCGTTTTGCCCGTTCGCCCATGGCGTCGACCGGCCTTGTGCTGATCTCCGGTCTGACCCTGATGGCGGCCACCAACGCGCTGTTTCTGCAAGACACGCGCCACCCCGCGCCGCTGTTTACGTCAGGATCGGCAGGTGCCGCGCAACCTGTGTCGATCGAGCCGGTCGTGGTCGAGCCCGCCGAGATCCCGCAGCGGCCCGTTGCTGAACCCGTCGCACCTGTGTCAGCGCCCGCCACGAGCCAGCAGGCAGAAGCGCCCGCCCCGGCCGCGCAAGAGTCCGCACCCCCGGCCATTGGCAACCAGGACATTGCCGACCTGCAGGAAAAGCTCAAGGCGATGGGTATTTTCGATGGCACTGTCGATGGCTATTACGGCCCCCGGACTGCTGACGCCATTCGCGATTTCGAGGCACGCTTCAATCTCCCGCGCACCGGCGCCGCAACGCCTCAGGTGATCAAGGCCGTAAGGGAAGCTCCCTTGCAAACCTCTCAGGCGCCGCAACCGGCCCCGGTTGCCGCGGCCCCGCAAACCGACGATATCGCCCCGCTTCTCGCCCAGATGCAGGAAACGGCCCCGACGCCGGCCAATAGCGTCGAGCGCCAGACGGTCGCCGATATTTCGCCCGATGTACCCGTCGCCGATCCCCAGGCGCCCGAGGCAACGGCCGAGCCCAGCGTTCCAGCCGTTCTTAATGGCGATCTGGTCAGCGATATTCAGCGCGGCCTGAGCCGTCTTGGCTTCCTGCAAGGGCCGGTCAATGGTGTTGCCGACGAGGCGACGGCGCGCGCCATTCGCCAGTTCCAGATTTTCAACAATTACCGGCCGACAGGCGAAGTCAGCCCCGTGCTGCGTCAGATGCTGGTCGAGGCCGGGGCTTTCCTGTAA
- a CDS encoding sensor histidine kinase, translated as MRNPFADFTIASQFAAAPIRSGQRNTVLHRVLALNTLAMMAGLGLTMALSLVMLFGGNVAPLVATMVASGLVAVSGALLLRGDFEPTIAVHALALGLAAAVIAVGDPAMIDLGLAFALMAALYGQVLAKSRYRVLAWSIPALVLLASAFATGPVSAALQGSLQPFAFIALAVFAAVAAISATRLEIISAESPVSQTRAFAVLAENILGAVVRYGADGGPVFISRSAGNLLGCRTFELDGAGLFERVHVMDRPAYRKAISDASNGTGASTIELRLRRDDAEPGAGARYIWVEFALAPLEGECATGSSNDVLAVLRDVSARKDAERQVDAARKQAEEASEAKSRFLATIGHELRTPLNAIVGFSDMMAEGIGGTLSPTHAEYAGHISRSGHHLLDVVNMLLDMSKIEAGKFEVHAELFAPQALVEPCMQMVETLARDRAVTIEAAVPEKLPQIMGDERACRQILINLLSNAVKFSHDGGIVTLAMRRQGKMLAISVSDSGIGMPPETVERIGEPFLQGQDSLSRRYEGTGLGLSIVKGLVSLHGGLLDVASEQGLGTTISVLLPLEGPLGAGKSSATIEHLYATKRDSDENKWLEDEKRSAAQ; from the coding sequence ATGCGTAACCCCTTTGCGGATTTCACTATTGCCTCTCAGTTTGCGGCGGCCCCCATACGGTCCGGCCAGCGCAATACCGTGCTGCATCGTGTTCTGGCGCTCAACACACTCGCAATGATGGCTGGCCTGGGTCTGACGATGGCCTTGTCCCTCGTCATGCTTTTTGGCGGCAATGTTGCACCCCTGGTCGCAACAATGGTCGCCTCGGGGCTTGTCGCGGTTTCGGGTGCCCTGCTTTTGCGCGGCGATTTCGAACCCACAATTGCGGTTCACGCCCTGGCGCTCGGCCTAGCCGCCGCAGTGATCGCCGTGGGCGATCCGGCCATGATCGATCTTGGACTTGCTTTCGCGCTTATGGCCGCGCTTTACGGCCAGGTCCTCGCCAAGAGCCGATACCGCGTGCTCGCCTGGTCCATTCCGGCGCTGGTTCTCTTGGCCAGTGCATTTGCAACCGGCCCCGTTTCGGCGGCATTGCAAGGCTCGCTGCAACCCTTCGCATTCATAGCACTTGCCGTTTTCGCGGCGGTGGCGGCCATCAGTGCCACCCGGCTCGAAATTATCTCGGCCGAATCCCCGGTATCCCAGACCCGCGCCTTTGCAGTATTGGCAGAAAACATCCTCGGCGCCGTGGTGCGTTATGGCGCGGATGGCGGCCCGGTCTTCATTTCGCGCTCTGCGGGCAATCTCCTGGGCTGCCGCACCTTCGAGCTCGACGGCGCCGGCCTTTTCGAGCGCGTCCATGTCATGGACCGTCCCGCTTACCGCAAGGCCATTTCGGACGCATCGAATGGCACCGGGGCAAGCACCATCGAACTGCGTCTGCGCCGCGACGATGCCGAACCGGGCGCCGGAGCGCGCTATATCTGGGTCGAATTCGCGCTCGCGCCGCTGGAAGGCGAATGTGCCACCGGTTCATCGAACGACGTGTTGGCGGTCCTTCGCGATGTCAGCGCGCGCAAGGACGCCGAGCGTCAGGTCGATGCGGCGCGCAAGCAGGCCGAAGAGGCCTCGGAAGCCAAATCGCGCTTCCTTGCCACCATCGGCCATGAGTTGCGCACGCCGCTCAACGCCATTGTGGGCTTTTCCGACATGATGGCCGAAGGGATCGGCGGCACGCTGTCTCCGACCCACGCCGAATATGCCGGCCACATCAGCCGCAGCGGCCATCACCTTCTCGACGTCGTCAACATGCTGCTCGATATGTCCAAGATCGAGGCCGGCAAGTTCGAGGTTCACGCCGAACTGTTTGCGCCCCAGGCGCTGGTCGAGCCGTGCATGCAGATGGTTGAAACCCTGGCCCGCGATCGTGCCGTCACCATCGAGGCCGCGGTTCCCGAGAAATTGCCCCAGATCATGGGCGATGAGCGGGCCTGCCGGCAGATTTTGATAAATCTGCTCTCCAACGCCGTGAAATTCAGTCATGATGGTGGCATAGTCACGCTGGCCATGCGCCGCCAGGGCAAAATGCTCGCCATCTCGGTCAGTGATTCGGGAATAGGCATGCCCCCCGAGACGGTCGAGCGGATCGGCGAGCCGTTCTTGCAGGGTCAGGACAGCCTTTCACGGCGCTACGAGGGCACCGGGCTGGGCCTCTCGATCGTCAAGGGGCTGGTCAGCCTGCACGGGGGCCTGCTTGATGTGGCGTCCGAGCAGGGCCTGGGAACCACCATAAGCGTGCTCCTGCCACTCGAAGGCCCGCTGGGCGCAGGCAAAAGCTCGGCAACCATCGAACATCTTTACGCGACCAAGCGCGATAGCGACGAAAACAAATGGCTCGAAGACGAAAAAAGAAGCGCAGCACAATGA
- a CDS encoding DUF2336 domain-containing protein: MIGFQPYETFQLLIETGGVERANTLLVAACDAYARRSKPLAAEAEQFEALARRLFPTAAPTARAKAAGILASAQHLTPQLEILVYDHLGTGLIAHLERAQSLSDDLLERLIDKGNTDVIAAIARRPALSNAILARLFPINSRKVYRALAANTSIAPRGAYLNALTRSAEMDHEVAAILAGREDFDAALLTGVFFDLPEEGRINVLRAYARRNLPQAPMMRTFEQISVATNEFTGALMKLFSENRRPKITRLLSQITGLDEMRCAEIAHDTSGAALFVVLRAFGCTSYDGLKVLIHATSHDADRSKTLASFARMFDEISVPAMVYVMSAWRGDVRPAELTRPEYARFVEPSRRTPEANPASRTGTVGDQAIEALDRMKSARKAG, translated from the coding sequence ATGATCGGCTTTCAGCCATACGAAACGTTTCAGCTGCTGATTGAAACCGGCGGCGTCGAGCGGGCCAACACACTTCTGGTGGCCGCATGCGATGCCTATGCGCGACGCAGCAAGCCTTTGGCCGCCGAGGCCGAGCAGTTCGAGGCGTTGGCCCGACGCCTGTTTCCCACAGCCGCACCTACGGCCCGAGCCAAGGCGGCGGGTATTCTGGCGAGCGCGCAGCACCTGACACCCCAGCTCGAAATCCTGGTCTATGACCATCTGGGCACCGGTCTGATCGCCCATCTCGAACGCGCGCAATCGCTTTCAGACGATTTGCTGGAGCGGCTGATCGACAAGGGCAACACGGACGTGATCGCGGCCATCGCCCGGCGCCCTGCCCTGTCCAATGCCATCCTGGCCCGGCTGTTTCCGATCAACAGCCGCAAGGTCTATCGCGCGCTGGCTGCCAACACATCCATTGCGCCCCGTGGCGCCTACCTCAACGCGCTGACCCGTTCCGCCGAGATGGACCACGAAGTCGCCGCGATCCTTGCCGGGCGCGAGGATTTCGACGCGGCGCTTCTGACCGGCGTATTCTTCGATCTGCCCGAGGAGGGCCGGATCAACGTGTTGCGCGCCTATGCCCGCCGCAATCTGCCGCAAGCGCCCATGATGCGGACATTCGAGCAGATTTCGGTGGCCACCAACGAATTTACCGGGGCGCTCATGAAGCTGTTCTCGGAAAACCGCCGGCCAAAGATCACGCGCCTTCTCAGCCAGATCACCGGGCTCGATGAAATGCGTTGCGCCGAAATCGCCCACGACACGAGCGGCGCAGCGCTGTTCGTGGTGCTGCGGGCCTTCGGGTGCACGTCCTATGACGGGCTCAAAGTGCTCATTCATGCGACCAGCCACGATGCCGACCGATCCAAGACACTCGCGAGCTTTGCGCGGATGTTCGATGAAATCAGCGTCCCAGCCATGGTCTATGTGATGAGCGCCTGGCGGGGCGATGTCCGGCCCGCCGAACTCACCCGGCCCGAGTATGCGCGTTTCGTCGAGCCCAGCCGGCGGACACCCGAAGCCAATCCGGCGTCGAGAACCGGGACCGTGGGCGATCAGGCCATCGAGGCTCTCGACCGGATGAAATCCGCGCGCAAGGCGGGCTAG
- a CDS encoding DUF1254 domain-containing protein: MSRLLFWILGGVVLGGLIHLVVILTLPGAAVRDVWHRLEDSAPLETLVVFDDLAPGQANPLGLDPELLYGVCRLELGDGPGIVNGELPLAFWSVAVFNNDGHVIYSTTNRSGSGDLLDMGLFNPAQTRLLAEQRFEIDEGLLIVEAQGNDVAVVVRLAPPHPAMRERYREALSQLSCSTIR, from the coding sequence ATGAGCCGGCTGCTGTTCTGGATATTGGGCGGGGTGGTGCTGGGCGGACTGATCCATCTGGTTGTCATTCTCACCCTGCCCGGCGCGGCAGTGCGCGACGTGTGGCATCGGCTGGAGGACAGCGCGCCGCTCGAAACCCTGGTCGTGTTCGACGATCTGGCCCCGGGCCAAGCCAATCCGTTGGGACTGGACCCCGAACTGCTCTATGGCGTGTGCCGCCTGGAACTGGGCGACGGGCCGGGTATCGTCAACGGGGAGTTGCCGCTGGCGTTCTGGTCGGTCGCGGTGTTCAACAATGACGGGCATGTGATCTATTCCACGACCAACCGTTCGGGATCGGGGGATCTGCTGGATATGGGCCTTTTCAACCCCGCCCAGACCCGGCTTCTGGCCGAGCAGCGTTTCGAGATCGACGAGGGACTGTTGATCGTTGAGGCACAAGGCAACGACGTTGCTGTCGTGGTGCGGCTGGCTCCGCCGCATCCGGCCATGCGGGAGCGCTATCGCGAGGCGCTGTCGCAGCTGAGCTGCTCGACTATCCGGTAG